A stretch of the Archangium violaceum genome encodes the following:
- a CDS encoding DUF4190 domain-containing protein, producing MSGSAAPSALQETVPCAHHPERPAVGTCARCGAFCCEAEAIHQGEHTYCEDCGHRPEVSYVEELRVRLWGKRDTWAWLMLISAPAHLVFCIGSGLEGMWNWAVLAGVNAVVVTAWFLGVRLARPALLLLPPAWVVGMLLKGREALEVVPLMVPLMALALAAFTSTRSQLFFRLEVEPRRLERLWDARANNPLATWALRCGLVGLVLPVVAPAAVLLGWVALRRVNPEAHPPVGKKLQALEAMGLGVLSLLLWTYALVRLSQMNHPL from the coding sequence ATGAGTGGCTCCGCCGCACCGTCCGCCCTCCAGGAAACCGTGCCCTGCGCCCATCACCCGGAGCGCCCCGCCGTGGGCACGTGCGCGCGCTGCGGAGCCTTCTGCTGCGAGGCCGAGGCGATCCACCAGGGAGAGCACACCTACTGCGAGGACTGCGGCCACCGGCCCGAGGTGAGCTACGTGGAGGAACTGCGCGTCCGGCTGTGGGGCAAGCGGGACACATGGGCCTGGCTGATGCTGATCAGCGCGCCCGCGCACCTGGTCTTCTGCATCGGCAGCGGACTGGAGGGGATGTGGAACTGGGCGGTGCTCGCCGGGGTGAACGCGGTGGTGGTGACGGCGTGGTTCCTCGGAGTGCGCCTGGCGCGGCCCGCGCTGCTGCTGCTCCCGCCCGCGTGGGTGGTGGGCATGCTGCTCAAGGGGCGCGAGGCCTTGGAGGTCGTGCCGTTGATGGTGCCTCTGATGGCGCTCGCGCTGGCGGCCTTCACCAGCACGCGTAGCCAGCTCTTCTTCCGCCTGGAGGTGGAACCCAGACGCCTGGAGCGGCTATGGGATGCGCGAGCGAACAACCCGCTCGCGACATGGGCCCTGCGCTGTGGATTGGTGGGCCTCGTGCTGCCCGTGGTGGCGCCCGCGGCGGTGCTGCTCGGCTGGGTTGCCCTGCGCCGGGTGAACCCGGAGGCACACCCGCCCGTGGGCAAGAAACTCCAGGCCCTCGAGGCCATGGGCCTCGGAGTCCTGAGCCTGCTGCTCTGGACCTACGCCCTGGTGCGGCTGAGTCAGATGAACCACCCCCTGTGA
- a CDS encoding M16 family metallopeptidase — MRRLFVAVSLLALAAACRTAPEPAPEPSQPPASEAPATPPQEDPEAFRNQPPKPGEPPELVLPKFEQAKLDNGLTVLVSTRKELPLVFVGVAFASGGSQDPKGKWGLADITYKMLLEGAAGKDSQTLDQAFQDLGVSPSVSVNPDGAFVGVRVLERNADEALALLSDVVRRPNFAQKDFERRKKLQLAELVRAMGSPGFLAQQAYLDAVFGPAHPYGHPVSGLPATVETVTLKDVKGFYQKNVGPRAAALVMTGDVTLEEAVALAKKYFGDWKGSTTPPPLPPEPAALPRQQVVYVPKPGLDQTVVVVGRPGVAVGHPDEYALELATTVFGGFFGSRLNMNLREDKGYSYGAGASTDARLGVGPLTASSAVRKDVTGPALTEFFREMKGIRERPITQKELEAAREGLIRAIPGGFESVEGLGASAAQLFFLRRPMDEFARTVTGLEKATPAEVQRVAEKYLGPDAMQVVLVGDPEVIQQQVGPMELGKLTPREPVAPPKR; from the coding sequence ACCCCGAGGCCTTCCGCAACCAACCCCCCAAGCCCGGCGAGCCACCCGAGCTGGTGCTGCCGAAGTTCGAGCAGGCGAAGCTGGACAACGGGCTCACCGTGCTGGTGAGCACGCGCAAGGAATTGCCGCTCGTCTTCGTGGGCGTGGCCTTCGCGTCGGGAGGCTCGCAGGACCCGAAGGGCAAGTGGGGCCTGGCGGACATCACCTACAAGATGTTGCTGGAGGGCGCGGCCGGGAAGGACTCGCAGACGTTGGACCAGGCCTTCCAGGACCTGGGGGTGTCGCCCTCGGTGAGCGTCAACCCGGACGGGGCCTTCGTGGGGGTGCGGGTGCTCGAGCGCAACGCGGACGAGGCGCTGGCGCTGCTGTCCGACGTGGTGCGCCGGCCCAACTTCGCGCAGAAGGACTTCGAGCGGCGCAAGAAGCTGCAGCTGGCCGAGCTGGTGCGCGCCATGGGCAGCCCGGGCTTCCTGGCGCAGCAGGCGTACCTGGACGCGGTGTTCGGCCCGGCGCACCCGTACGGGCACCCGGTGAGCGGCCTGCCGGCGACCGTGGAGACGGTGACGCTCAAGGACGTGAAGGGCTTCTACCAGAAGAACGTGGGCCCCAGGGCCGCGGCGCTGGTGATGACGGGAGACGTCACGCTGGAGGAGGCGGTGGCGCTGGCGAAGAAGTACTTCGGCGACTGGAAGGGGAGCACCACGCCGCCGCCGCTGCCGCCCGAGCCCGCCGCGCTGCCACGGCAGCAGGTGGTGTACGTGCCCAAGCCGGGGTTGGATCAGACGGTGGTGGTGGTGGGCCGGCCGGGCGTGGCGGTGGGGCACCCGGACGAGTACGCGCTGGAGCTGGCGACGACGGTGTTCGGCGGCTTCTTCGGCAGCCGGTTGAACATGAACCTGCGCGAGGACAAGGGGTACAGCTACGGGGCGGGGGCGAGCACGGACGCGCGGCTGGGCGTGGGGCCGCTGACGGCCTCGTCGGCGGTGCGCAAGGACGTGACGGGCCCGGCGCTCACCGAGTTCTTCCGCGAGATGAAGGGCATCCGCGAGCGCCCCATCACGCAGAAGGAGCTGGAGGCGGCGCGCGAGGGCCTCATCCGGGCGATTCCGGGCGGCTTCGAGTCGGTGGAGGGACTGGGAGCGAGCGCCGCGCAGCTCTTCTTCCTGCGCCGGCCGATGGACGAGTTCGCCCGCACGGTGACGGGGCTGGAGAAGGCGACGCCAGCCGAGGTGCAACGGGTGGCGGAGAAGTACCTGGGCCCGGACGCGATGCAGGTGGTGCTGGTGGGCGACCCGGAGGTCATCCAGCAGCAGGTGGGCCCGATGGAGCTCGGCAAGCTGACGCCGAGGGAGCCGGTGGCCCCGCCGAAGCGGTGA
- a CDS encoding YciI family protein encodes MPSSLFFVRLVSNRPNFAMSMTAEEQTTMRAHGEFLQGQLAAGTLVVAGPVLDPAGIFGMAVFEAESMDEVRRILESDPARAIGRHEITPMGPSSVRPARPAGT; translated from the coding sequence ATGCCCTCCAGCCTCTTCTTCGTTCGCCTCGTCTCGAATCGTCCCAACTTCGCGATGTCCATGACCGCCGAGGAGCAGACCACGATGCGCGCGCATGGCGAATTCCTCCAGGGTCAGCTCGCGGCCGGCACGCTGGTCGTGGCGGGCCCGGTGCTCGACCCCGCGGGCATCTTCGGAATGGCCGTGTTCGAAGCCGAATCGATGGACGAGGTCCGCCGCATTCTCGAGAGCGATCCCGCCAGGGCGATCGGGCGCCATGAGATCACCCCCATGGGCCCGAGCAGCGTCCGGCCAGCGCGTCCCGCGGGCACCTGA